The following proteins are co-located in the Malus sylvestris chromosome 13, drMalSylv7.2, whole genome shotgun sequence genome:
- the LOC126595404 gene encoding dehydration-responsive element-binding protein 2B-like, which produces MAGPQALTKTTIAAATTTTNKNMLTKSPSSTKTALRRFVGVRQRPSGRWVAEIKDSSQRVRLWLGTYDTPEEAARAYDEAARALRGENARTNFAPPGPATNPNSSPLVSSASNGSFVSGSDGRHGGAGLSFSSLKAKLSKNLQSIMARSSDHNRSSKSRVSDHFTFASIFHFRKYQYQNTVNPLIDMKNIEKVVQPSIIVPHNNGESTTSTEPSSWENSSISDCSAEWAHGLRQVGVDYEGSEIGEGSIMDQIMGWMDSPDNQLGGRINLGDDSEEGSRSKRFKVSSSVMVPPTFSTGSPFNNNNGEISN; this is translated from the coding sequence ATGGCAGGACCTCAAGCTCTCACAAAAACCACTATTgccgccgccaccaccaccaccaacaaaAACATGCTGACGAAATCACCATCAAGCACTAAAACTGCACTCCGGAGGTTTGTTGGGGTTAGGCAAAGGCCATCTGGAAGATGGGTAGCAGAGATCAAGGACTCATCCCAACGTGTGAGGCTATGGCTAGGCACTTATGACACACCTGAAGAAGCAGCAAGAGCTTATGATGAAGCTGCTAGAGCATTACGTGGCGAAAACGCCCGCACCAACTTTGCGCCCCCCGGTCCAGCCACAAACCCTAACTCAAGTCCATTGGTCTCTAGTGCTTCCAATGGGAGCTTTGTGTCGGGGTCTGATGGCCGCCATGGTGGTGCAGGGCTTAGCTTCTCTTCCTTGAAGGCCAAGTTAAGCAAGAACCTCCAAAGTATCATGGCTAGGAGTAGTGATCATAACAGGTCCTCAAAAAGCAGGGTGAGTGACCACTTCACTTTTGCAAGTATTTTCCACTTTAGGAAATACCAATACCAAAACACAGTAAACCCTTTAATTGATATGAAGAATATAGAGAAAGTGGTGCAGCCTAGCATCATAGTGCCCCATAATAATGGAGAGAGTACTACTAGTACTGAGCCTTCCTCTTGGGAGAACTCTAGTATTTCGGACTGCAGCGCCGAGTGGGCCCACGGGTTACGGCAAGTAGGGGTGGATTATGAAGGGTCTGAAATTGGGGAAGGGAGTATCATGGACCAAATTATGGGGTGGATGGATAGTCCAGATAATCAGTTGGGTGGTCGGATTAACCTTGGTGATGATAGTGAGGAGGGTTCGAGGAGTAAGAGGTTCAAGGTTTCCTCTTCAGTGATGGTTCCTCCGACATTTAGTACCGGATCTCCATTCAATAATAATAATGGAGAAATTTCGAATTGA